The following are encoded together in the Chloroflexaceae bacterium genome:
- a CDS encoding oxidoreductase, whose product MAQHWTLDAMPDQQGRLVVITGANSGIGFEAAKALAGKGARVILAVRNAAKGQVALEKIRAVHPQAQVELDLLDLADLSSVRAFAERFQTRYSALPVLINNAGVMATPYRRTADGFELQFGTNHLGHFALTGLLLPAILAAPGARVVTVSSMAHSFGQINFDNLDGSKGYQRWMAYGQSKLANLLFAYELQRRFAASGARAISLACHPGYADTELQKVGPRMDGFALGEALSGLLNRVFAQSAAMGALPTLYAATSPDAHGGDFIGPDGPGGARGYPVPQRSNARSYDPALARRLWEVSEQLTGVRYAFPAEVYAAD is encoded by the coding sequence GTGGCACAACACTGGACACTTGATGCAATGCCTGACCAGCAAGGCCGGCTGGTGGTGATCACCGGCGCCAACAGCGGCATTGGCTTTGAAGCGGCGAAGGCGTTGGCAGGCAAAGGGGCGCGCGTCATTCTGGCGGTGCGCAACGCGGCGAAGGGCCAGGTCGCGCTCGAGAAGATCCGCGCCGTGCATCCACAGGCGCAGGTGGAGCTCGACCTGCTCGATCTGGCCGACCTGAGCAGTGTGCGCGCCTTCGCTGAGCGCTTCCAGACCCGCTATAGCGCCCTGCCGGTGCTGATCAACAACGCCGGGGTCATGGCGACGCCCTATCGTCGCACTGCCGATGGGTTTGAGTTGCAATTCGGTACGAATCATCTGGGGCATTTTGCCCTGACCGGCTTGCTGCTGCCGGCCATCCTCGCTGCGCCGGGAGCGCGAGTGGTGACGGTGAGCAGCATGGCCCACAGCTTCGGGCAGATCAACTTCGACAACCTCGACGGCTCGAAGGGCTATCAGCGCTGGATGGCCTATGGCCAGAGCAAGCTGGCCAATCTGCTCTTCGCCTATGAGTTGCAGCGGCGTTTCGCCGCCTCAGGGGCCAGAGCGATCAGCCTGGCCTGCCATCCCGGCTATGCCGACACCGAGTTGCAGAAGGTCGGCCCGCGGATGGACGGCTTCGCCCTCGGCGAGGCGCTGTCGGGCCTGCTCAATCGCGTGTTCGCCCAGAGCGCCGCGATGGGCGCCCTGCCGACCCTCTACGCCGCTACGTCCCCGGATGCCCACGGCGGCGACTTCATCGGCCCGGATGGGCCCGGCGGCGCCCGTGGCTACCCTGTGCCGCAGCGTTCGAACGCGCGCTCCTACGATCCGGCGCTGGCCCGGCGGCTGTGGGAGGTCTCCGAGCAACTGACCGGCGTGCGCTACGCCTTCCCCGCCGAGGTCTACGCGGCGGATTAG
- a CDS encoding NAD(P)(+) transhydrogenase (Re/Si-specific) subunit beta, which yields MRESLINLAYLVAAVLFILGIKGMTHPRTAVRGNRMGAIGMLIAVVAALLDMHVVRYEWIIAGLVVGAGIGALMARRVQMTDMPQMVALLNGFGGIASTLVAGAALLEMLALGAGVPLQFTIATAASGLIGAVTFWGSLVAFGKLQGLVGDIRVNGAQMFNAALLALATAFGVWLAIDPGAIWAYWALVVTASVLGLSLVFPIGGADMPVVISLLNSYSGLAAAATGFVLNNNALIITGSLVGASGIILTSIMCKAMNRSLTNVLFGIWAPSDEAASGDDVYAGKVKAAHADELALLLEGARRVVIVPGYGMAVSQAQHAVRDLVLLLEERGVEVEFAIHPVAGRMPGHMNVLLAEADIPYEQMKEMDEINPTFEQTDVAIVIGANDVVNPLARTNPNSPIAGMPILNVDKARSVIVIKRSLSPGFAGIPNPLFAADNTLMLFADAKKGALDLMNALKAA from the coding sequence ATGCGTGAGAGTCTGATCAATCTAGCGTATCTGGTTGCCGCTGTGCTGTTCATTCTGGGCATTAAGGGCATGACCCATCCGCGCACGGCGGTGCGGGGCAACCGCATGGGGGCGATCGGCATGCTGATCGCCGTGGTGGCCGCGCTGCTGGATATGCACGTGGTGCGCTACGAGTGGATCATCGCCGGCCTCGTGGTCGGGGCGGGGATCGGCGCGCTGATGGCCAGACGTGTGCAGATGACGGATATGCCGCAGATGGTGGCCCTGCTCAATGGCTTTGGCGGCATCGCCTCGACCCTGGTTGCCGGCGCGGCGCTGCTGGAGATGCTGGCGCTTGGCGCTGGCGTGCCGCTGCAATTTACCATCGCCACCGCCGCTTCGGGGCTGATCGGCGCGGTGACGTTCTGGGGCAGCCTGGTGGCCTTCGGCAAGTTGCAGGGCCTGGTGGGCGATATCCGTGTCAACGGGGCGCAGATGTTCAACGCCGCGCTCCTGGCCCTCGCCACGGCCTTTGGCGTCTGGCTGGCGATTGATCCGGGCGCCATCTGGGCCTACTGGGCGCTGGTGGTCACTGCGAGCGTTCTCGGACTGTCGCTGGTCTTCCCCATTGGCGGCGCGGATATGCCCGTCGTGATCTCGCTGCTCAACTCCTACTCCGGTCTGGCTGCCGCAGCCACTGGCTTCGTGCTCAACAATAACGCGCTGATCATCACCGGCTCGCTGGTGGGCGCTTCGGGCATCATCCTGACCAGTATCATGTGCAAGGCCATGAACCGCTCGCTCACCAACGTGCTCTTCGGCATCTGGGCGCCTTCTGACGAGGCGGCAAGCGGCGATGATGTCTACGCCGGCAAGGTCAAGGCCGCCCACGCCGATGAACTGGCCCTGTTGCTGGAGGGAGCGCGGCGGGTGGTCATCGTGCCGGGCTATGGCATGGCTGTATCGCAGGCCCAGCACGCCGTGCGCGACCTGGTGCTCTTGCTCGAGGAGCGCGGGGTGGAGGTCGAGTTTGCCATTCATCCCGTGGCGGGGCGCATGCCCGGCCATATGAACGTGCTCCTGGCCGAGGCCGACATCCCCTACGAGCAGATGAAGGAGATGGACGAGATCAATCCGACATTTGAACAGACCGATGTGGCCATCGTGATCGGCGCCAACGATGTGGTGAACCCCCTGGCGCGCACCAACCCCAACAGCCCCATCGCCGGCATGCCCATTCTGAATGTTGACAAGGCCCGCAGCGTGATCGTCATCAAGCGCAGCCTCAGCCCCGGTTTTGCCGGCATTCCCAACCCGCTCTTCGCCGCCGACAACACGCTGATGCTCTTCGCCGACGCCAAGAAGGGCGCCCTTGACCTGATGAACGCCCTGAAGGCGGCCTAG
- a CDS encoding NAD(P) transhydrogenase subunit alpha → MELLVIALTVFVLAIFVGFEIITKVPPTLHTPLMSGSNAISGITLVGAVISAGAQISLLTTILGFLAVVFATINVVGGFLVTERMLAMFRRKD, encoded by the coding sequence GTGGAACTGCTGGTTATTGCGCTGACGGTCTTTGTGCTTGCCATCTTTGTCGGATTTGAGATTATCACCAAGGTCCCGCCGACGCTGCATACCCCGTTGATGTCCGGCTCGAACGCCATCTCCGGCATCACGCTGGTCGGCGCGGTGATTTCCGCGGGGGCCCAGATCTCGCTGCTGACGACGATCCTGGGCTTCCTGGCGGTGGTGTTCGCGACGATCAACGTAGTGGGCGGCTTTCTGGTAACCGAGCGGATGCTCGCGATGTTCCGGCGGAAGGATTAA
- a CDS encoding Re/Si-specific NAD(P)(+) transhydrogenase subunit alpha, which translates to MIVGVPQEVFPGEQRVALVPGDVPTLKKLGLEVVIETGAGLRAGFPDAQYVERGARVAASRAEVFAAADILFQVRAGGAAPLQAEADLRLLRAGQTMLAFLDPLWEPRQIAALAERGVNALAVELVPRISRAQSMDALSSMATIAGYKASILAAMHLPRMFPMLMTAAGTITPARVFVIGAGVAGLQACAHAKRMGARVEAYDVRAAVKEQVESVGARFVELPLETGDSEDKGGYAKAQGEEFYRRQRQLMSEVVARNDVVITTASIPGKRAPVLITRDMVAGMQPGSVIIDLAAEHGGNCELTRPNEIVVEYGVTIIGPTNIASTVPNHASQLYSRNLVNLLKLAVKDGRLALDTDDEIVRETLVTRNGAVTNARIRELLAQADTVAS; encoded by the coding sequence ATGATTGTTGGCGTTCCACAGGAGGTCTTTCCCGGAGAGCAGCGTGTGGCGCTGGTTCCCGGCGATGTGCCCACGCTCAAGAAGCTGGGGTTGGAGGTGGTGATCGAGACGGGCGCCGGGCTGCGGGCCGGTTTTCCTGATGCGCAGTACGTCGAACGCGGCGCCAGGGTGGCCGCCTCGCGCGCCGAGGTGTTCGCAGCGGCCGATATCCTCTTCCAGGTGCGCGCGGGCGGCGCGGCGCCATTGCAGGCCGAAGCCGATCTGCGGCTCCTGCGCGCCGGGCAGACCATGCTGGCGTTCCTCGATCCGCTCTGGGAGCCGCGGCAGATTGCCGCCCTCGCCGAGCGCGGCGTCAACGCGCTGGCCGTGGAACTGGTGCCGCGTATCAGCCGCGCGCAGAGTATGGACGCGCTTTCGTCCATGGCCACCATTGCTGGCTACAAGGCGTCCATCCTGGCGGCTATGCATCTCCCGCGCATGTTCCCGATGCTGATGACCGCCGCTGGCACAATTACCCCCGCCCGCGTCTTCGTGATCGGCGCCGGCGTCGCCGGGCTGCAGGCCTGCGCCCACGCCAAGCGCATGGGCGCCCGCGTCGAAGCCTACGACGTCCGTGCGGCGGTGAAGGAGCAGGTGGAGAGCGTCGGGGCCAGGTTCGTCGAGTTGCCTCTCGAAACGGGCGACAGTGAGGACAAGGGCGGCTATGCCAAGGCCCAGGGCGAGGAGTTCTACCGCCGCCAGCGCCAGTTGATGAGCGAAGTGGTCGCGCGGAACGATGTGGTGATTACTACAGCGTCCATTCCCGGCAAACGCGCCCCGGTGTTGATCACCCGCGACATGGTCGCCGGGATGCAGCCCGGCTCGGTGATCATTGACCTGGCCGCCGAGCATGGCGGCAATTGCGAGTTGACGCGCCCGAACGAAATTGTCGTCGAGTACGGCGTGACGATTATCGGCCCGACCAACATCGCCTCCACGGTGCCCAATCATGCCAGCCAGCTCTACAGCCGCAACCTGGTCAATCTGCTCAAGCTCGCAGTTAAGGATGGCCGGCTGGCCCTTGACACCGACGATGAGATTGTGCGCGAGACGCTGGTGACCCGCAACGGCGCCGTCACCAACGCACGCATCCGCGAGTTGCTCGCCCAGGCCGACACCGTTGCGTCGTGA
- a CDS encoding glycosyltransferase family 39 protein, whose amino-acid sequence MHPASGPYNSPAATSVAEKRLASIAVATRREGGLIEPQIAAGSPFAQLRVASARMGGLALALSAAALAAAAQHLFSQRAAFSWTALGLAALAVAAISLAFARRPLWWMRSAGPEERRRDTTALPLTRWRVGLLLAAGLLILLTLTALAGDRPDAPRPDLNWTLASWAMAVGCYLAATATPGGWLRRPRFTPAVLLAPLAIGALALLLRVWNIGAIPPTLSGDEGSQGLEAVRVLAGAIQNPFSTGWLGVPTMSFYFNAPGIALLGQNAAGLRLPWALVGAATVIAAYALVARLHGHTLALISAALLAGYHYHIHFSRLGSNQIADGLFATLALLCLYRGYDRRSPFDYALCGAVVGAAQYFYAGARFAGILIAAVVVVLALRDGRRFWREQGRGVAVLAGAALLSAAPMIQYALRFPDAYNARLNAVGIIQSGWLEREQVILNQGALPILVDQFWRAALAYNAYPDRTVWYGSPRPLFDLAHGALFILGLGFALTRLLDRRIFPLVAWWGGAIVLGGMLTESPPSSQRLVTTAIPAIIFVALGLTLLVQGLGQALGALHPRRLAPVLGVATAVLAALSVRYYFVEYTPTRVYGNLNAVLATELAHYANNRLAPDSRLVFFGWPRMSSDFGTLPYLAPHLERVDVHDPLEEPVSPALAARDRQTVFVFVPERAGELDLVRFAFPNGAVEHVPSPVDGALLFSMYQLPGEEFLAKQ is encoded by the coding sequence ATGCACCCTGCGTCCGGGCCATACAACTCGCCCGCTGCCACGTCCGTGGCGGAGAAGCGCCTCGCGAGCATCGCCGTTGCGACGCGCCGCGAAGGGGGCCTTATCGAGCCGCAGATAGCGGCCGGCAGTCCCTTTGCCCAACTCCGTGTCGCTTCGGCGCGCATGGGCGGATTGGCGCTGGCCCTGAGCGCCGCGGCCCTCGCCGCAGCGGCGCAGCACCTCTTTTCGCAACGCGCCGCGTTTTCGTGGACGGCGCTGGGCCTGGCGGCGCTGGCGGTCGCGGCTATTAGCCTGGCCTTCGCCAGACGGCCGTTGTGGTGGATGCGCAGCGCCGGTCCTGAGGAGCGACGCCGCGACACCACCGCCCTGCCATTGACGCGGTGGCGGGTCGGATTGCTGCTGGCCGCGGGACTGCTGATACTGCTCACCCTCACGGCCCTGGCCGGCGACCGACCCGACGCGCCACGGCCGGATCTGAACTGGACCCTGGCGTCCTGGGCTATGGCAGTGGGTTGCTATCTGGCGGCAACAGCTACTCCCGGCGGATGGTTGCGGCGCCCGCGCTTCACCCCCGCAGTCTTGCTCGCGCCTCTGGCGATCGGAGCGCTTGCGCTGCTGCTGCGGGTATGGAACATCGGCGCCATCCCGCCCACTCTGAGCGGCGATGAGGGGTCACAGGGGTTAGAGGCCGTGCGCGTGCTCGCAGGGGCGATCCAGAATCCCTTCAGCACCGGCTGGCTAGGGGTGCCGACAATGAGCTTCTACTTCAATGCGCCAGGCATCGCCCTGCTCGGCCAGAACGCCGCTGGCCTGCGCCTGCCCTGGGCGCTCGTCGGCGCAGCCACGGTGATCGCCGCCTATGCTCTGGTCGCCCGGCTGCACGGCCATACCCTGGCGCTGATCAGCGCCGCGCTCCTGGCGGGTTATCACTACCACATCCACTTCTCACGGCTCGGCTCGAACCAGATCGCCGATGGCCTCTTCGCCACCCTGGCGCTGCTCTGCCTCTACCGGGGCTATGACCGGCGCAGTCCGTTCGATTATGCCCTCTGCGGCGCAGTGGTCGGCGCGGCGCAGTACTTCTACGCGGGGGCGCGCTTCGCCGGCATCCTGATCGCCGCCGTGGTGGTTGTGCTGGCCCTGCGCGATGGGCGGCGCTTCTGGCGCGAGCAGGGCCGGGGCGTGGCCGTCCTGGCGGGCGCGGCGTTGCTCAGCGCGGCGCCGATGATCCAGTACGCCCTCCGCTTCCCCGATGCGTACAATGCCCGCCTCAACGCCGTCGGCATCATCCAGAGCGGCTGGCTGGAGCGCGAGCAGGTCATCCTCAACCAGGGCGCCCTGCCGATCCTGGTTGACCAGTTCTGGCGCGCGGCGCTGGCCTACAACGCCTATCCGGATCGCACGGTGTGGTATGGTTCGCCGCGACCCCTCTTCGACCTGGCCCACGGCGCACTCTTCATCCTGGGGTTGGGATTCGCCCTCACGCGCCTCCTGGACCGGCGGATCTTCCCCCTCGTGGCCTGGTGGGGCGGAGCGATTGTGCTGGGCGGCATGCTCACCGAAAGCCCGCCCTCGAGCCAGCGCCTGGTGACCACGGCCATTCCGGCGATCATCTTCGTTGCGCTGGGGCTGACCCTGCTGGTCCAGGGCCTGGGCCAGGCCCTGGGCGCGTTGCACCCGCGGCGTCTGGCGCCCGTCCTGGGCGTCGCCACGGCGGTCCTGGCGGCGCTGAGCGTGCGCTACTACTTCGTTGAGTATACGCCTACGCGGGTCTATGGCAACCTCAACGCCGTGCTGGCCACCGAACTGGCCCACTACGCCAATAACCGTCTCGCCCCCGATAGCCGGCTGGTCTTCTTCGGCTGGCCGCGGATGAGCTCGGATTTCGGCACGCTTCCCTACCTGGCCCCGCACCTCGAACGGGTTGACGTGCACGATCCGCTGGAAGAACCGGTCAGCCCGGCGCTGGCCGCCCGCGACCGCCAGACGGTCTTCGTCTTCGTGCCCGAGCGAGCTGGCGAACTGGACCTGGTGCGGTTCGCCTTTCCGAACGGCGCGGTCGAGCACGTGCCCTCGCCCGTGGACGGAGCGCTGCTCTTTAGCATGTACCAGTTGCCAGGTGAAGAATTCCTTGCTAAACAGTGA
- a CDS encoding acyl-CoA dehydrogenase family protein yields the protein MTTLDTDTLEMVLTTLRDYAAKRLKPEYLRELDERDEFPHDVLRDLYDPEKFGLHLIFIPEEYGGLGGGAYDVYRVSEQMARIDLGIATGVLATFLGTDPIVVGGTEEQKAYWMGRIASEGLLVAYGATEPQAGSDLGTLTTRAVPVEENGKIIGYKLTGRKQWISNGGVAKLYTILANAPGGISWFIMEAGQPGFSYGKPEDKHGIRASNTAALFLDEVFVPVENLVGGVEGQGLAQAQAVFGYTRLMVGSFGLGAGWAALERAIRYSQTRVQGGGLLSTKQAYTHKLLVPNAVRLEASRAYIEWVADRIDGGDPDQQTEGAVAKYFATESGNKAAEDAIQAHGGYGYTKEYMVEKIKRDVRITCIYEGTSEIMEWTIARDRWQLHLKTRGAFYNDWAAQLEQLARQHPDSGAATAALAMRALAVILERARIDRLTRNQHILFRLGELIAWAETAAIFSERAATKPSTAVPFSQDTLKTMARVHAREAAMKVAADGLRWCIGAGQTDPNLAGSINLPAIFNAQAGQIEDMNVVAQRLIEAFPAE from the coding sequence ATGACGACCCTGGACACCGATACGCTGGAGATGGTGCTGACGACCCTTCGCGACTACGCGGCGAAGCGACTCAAGCCCGAGTACCTGCGGGAGCTCGACGAGCGCGACGAATTCCCGCACGACGTCCTCCGCGACCTCTACGATCCTGAGAAGTTTGGACTGCATCTCATCTTCATCCCCGAGGAGTATGGCGGTCTCGGCGGTGGCGCCTACGATGTCTACCGCGTTTCGGAGCAGATGGCCCGCATCGATCTCGGCATTGCGACCGGTGTACTGGCGACCTTCCTCGGCACCGATCCGATCGTGGTGGGAGGAACCGAGGAGCAGAAGGCCTACTGGATGGGCCGTATCGCTTCTGAGGGTCTCCTGGTGGCCTACGGAGCGACGGAGCCGCAGGCCGGCTCGGACCTCGGCACCCTGACAACCAGGGCCGTCCCGGTTGAAGAGAACGGCAAGATTATCGGCTACAAGCTGACGGGCCGGAAGCAGTGGATCTCGAACGGCGGGGTGGCCAAGCTCTACACCATTCTGGCCAACGCTCCGGGCGGCATCTCCTGGTTCATTATGGAGGCCGGGCAGCCGGGCTTCAGCTACGGCAAGCCGGAGGACAAGCATGGCATTCGCGCCTCGAACACTGCGGCTCTGTTCCTCGACGAAGTGTTCGTGCCTGTCGAGAACCTGGTGGGCGGGGTCGAGGGCCAGGGTCTGGCGCAGGCCCAGGCGGTGTTTGGCTACACCCGCCTGATGGTCGGCTCGTTTGGTCTGGGGGCCGGCTGGGCGGCTCTCGAGCGGGCCATTCGCTACAGCCAGACCCGCGTGCAGGGCGGCGGGCTGCTCTCCACCAAGCAGGCCTACACCCACAAGCTCCTCGTGCCGAACGCCGTGCGCCTCGAGGCCTCGCGGGCCTACATCGAGTGGGTCGCCGATCGCATCGACGGCGGCGATCCCGATCAGCAGACCGAGGGCGCTGTGGCGAAGTACTTCGCCACCGAGAGCGGCAACAAGGCGGCCGAGGATGCCATTCAGGCCCACGGCGGGTACGGCTACACCAAGGAGTACATGGTTGAGAAGATCAAGCGCGATGTGCGCATCACCTGCATCTACGAGGGCACCTCGGAGATTATGGAGTGGACCATTGCGCGCGACCGCTGGCAGCTCCACCTGAAGACCCGCGGTGCCTTCTACAACGACTGGGCCGCCCAGCTTGAGCAACTGGCTCGCCAGCACCCGGACAGCGGCGCAGCGACGGCGGCCCTGGCGATGCGCGCCCTGGCGGTCATTCTCGAACGCGCGCGCATTGACCGGCTCACCCGCAACCAGCACATCCTGTTCCGCCTCGGTGAACTGATCGCCTGGGCCGAGACCGCAGCAATCTTCAGCGAGCGGGCCGCCACCAAGCCCAGCACGGCTGTGCCCTTCTCGCAGGACACGCTCAAGACCATGGCCCGCGTCCACGCCCGCGAGGCGGCGATGAAGGTCGCCGCCGACGGGCTGCGCTGGTGCATTGGCGCCGGCCAGACCGATCCGAATCTGGCCGGGAGCATCAACCTGCCGGCCATTTTCAATGCCCAGGCCGGCCAGATCGAGGACATGAACGTCGTCGCTCAGCGCCTGATCGAGGCGTTCCCGGCGGAGTAG